A genomic segment from Micromonospora echinaurantiaca encodes:
- a CDS encoding MarR family winged helix-turn-helix transcriptional regulator — MAMDERASEAAAVGARLGTDLSDAVVLFHEALGSLMGLSAADHKALGIVRREGPMSARELAQRTGLTAGAVTGLVNRLVVAGLAQRTPDPGDRRRVVIEATQPADAAVSEAIGRMVAGMAEVTSHFTTEQLLVVADWVERTTAVLREQAQAISHRSPT; from the coding sequence ATGGCGATGGATGAGCGAGCGTCAGAGGCGGCGGCGGTAGGAGCCCGGCTCGGCACGGACCTGAGCGATGCCGTCGTGCTGTTTCACGAGGCGCTGGGCTCGCTCATGGGCTTGTCGGCGGCAGACCACAAGGCGCTCGGGATCGTGCGCCGGGAAGGACCCATGTCGGCACGCGAGCTGGCCCAGCGGACCGGGCTCACGGCGGGCGCGGTGACCGGCCTGGTGAACCGTTTGGTCGTAGCGGGGCTTGCACAGCGGACGCCCGACCCGGGTGACCGGCGCCGCGTCGTCATCGAGGCGACGCAGCCGGCAGATGCCGCCGTGAGCGAGGCCATCGGGCGCATGGTGGCCGGCATGGCGGAGGTGACCAGCCACTTCACGACCGAGCAGCTGCTCGTCGTCGCGGACTGGGTCGAGCGCACGACGGCGGTGCTACGCGAGCAGGCTCAGGCGATCTCGCACCGTTCACCCACCTGA
- a CDS encoding MFS transporter, whose translation MAAYRKSDRARVGTIEGVRRRTSITLLAIGHACVDIYQGAVAALVPLFVAERAYTYAAASGIVLSASLLSSVAQPAFGALTDRWALPWLLPVSTLLGGVGIALSGLSSNYTLTLLFVALSGIGVAAYHPESARIARAASAGSHTAMAYFATGGNVGFALAPLMVAAVTAIGGLSWTPLMVVPALAGTAVALPVLHALAKRQSTERGKPATIGRDDRSSFTRLALAVVFRSIAFIGLSTFVSLYAQQRMNGSAAAGTAALFVLYLGGVVGSVLGGSAAHRWGRVAVSRRSYAITAIAIAGVVLVPGPAIYLFVALTSVGLYIPFSLQVTLAQDYLPTKVGTASGITLGLTVSVGGIASPILGRLADATSLQIGLTPLIVMPLLSWLMFRTLRDPESTPSSPETGTTSLATVELGLVMTPPAAGFTASDHKGGSGRSWLSR comes from the coding sequence ATGGCAGCTTATCGGAAGTCAGACAGGGCGCGTGTCGGCACCATCGAAGGGGTGCGAAGGAGAACCTCGATCACTCTGCTAGCGATCGGCCATGCCTGCGTCGATATCTATCAGGGCGCCGTCGCCGCTCTGGTGCCGCTGTTCGTCGCGGAGCGCGCCTACACCTACGCGGCGGCATCCGGGATCGTGCTGTCCGCGTCCCTGCTGTCCTCAGTCGCGCAGCCTGCCTTCGGCGCGCTCACCGACCGCTGGGCGCTGCCGTGGTTGCTGCCCGTCAGCACCCTGCTGGGCGGGGTCGGCATCGCGCTGAGCGGACTGAGCAGCAACTACACCCTCACCCTGCTGTTTGTGGCGCTCTCCGGCATCGGCGTGGCCGCCTACCATCCCGAGTCCGCGCGCATCGCCCGTGCGGCCAGCGCAGGCAGTCACACCGCCATGGCCTACTTCGCCACCGGCGGCAACGTCGGCTTCGCACTGGCCCCGCTCATGGTCGCCGCGGTCACGGCTATCGGAGGCCTGAGCTGGACGCCGCTGATGGTCGTGCCGGCCCTCGCCGGCACCGCGGTGGCGTTGCCCGTGCTTCACGCTCTTGCCAAGCGCCAGAGCACCGAGCGCGGAAAGCCGGCGACGATCGGACGCGACGACAGATCCTCGTTCACGCGGCTTGCGCTGGCCGTGGTGTTCCGGTCGATCGCCTTCATCGGCCTCAGCACGTTCGTGTCCCTCTACGCCCAGCAGCGCATGAACGGCAGTGCGGCGGCCGGCACAGCGGCATTGTTCGTGCTCTACCTCGGTGGCGTCGTCGGCTCGGTCCTGGGTGGTTCCGCGGCACATCGATGGGGCCGGGTGGCCGTGTCCCGCCGGTCCTACGCGATCACCGCGATCGCGATCGCCGGGGTGGTACTGGTGCCCGGACCCGCCATCTATCTGTTCGTGGCGTTGACATCGGTCGGCCTCTACATCCCCTTCTCCCTGCAGGTGACCCTCGCGCAGGACTACCTGCCCACGAAGGTCGGCACCGCAAGTGGGATCACCCTGGGCCTGACCGTCAGCGTCGGAGGCATCGCCAGCCCCATCCTCGGTCGCCTGGCCGACGCCACCTCGCTACAGATCGGATTGACACCGCTGATCGTCATGCCGTTACTGAGTTGGCTGATGTTCCGAACCCTGCGCGACCCCGAGTCGACACCAAGCAGTCCGGAGACAGGTACGACCTCCCTCGCGACGGTTGAACTGGGCCTGGTCATGACGCCCCCCGCCGCCGGGTTCACAGCGAGCGACCACAAAGGCGGATCCGGCCGTTCATGGTTGTCGCGATGA
- a CDS encoding AraC family transcriptional regulator: protein MTEIRHDPVAPTRTQRLASGGEIDAHRHDDHQIVYAGRGVLAVTTSEGSWIAPATRAIWVPSGMVHAHRAYGDLDLHLVGFPADDNPLGLDTPTVLSVGPLLRELIVAYSHGADDDSPERARMRAVLRDQLRASPQQRLHVPAPTTPLLQTLCAMLQADPGDTRTLAEFGRAVGASDRTLSRLFRSDLGMTFPQWRTQLRLHHALVLLAGNTPVTAVAHRCGWSSASAFIDVFRRTFGHTPGTHPAG from the coding sequence ATGACGGAAATACGCCACGATCCGGTGGCCCCCACCCGCACCCAGCGGCTCGCGTCCGGCGGCGAGATCGACGCTCACCGGCACGATGACCACCAGATCGTCTATGCCGGTCGTGGGGTGCTGGCCGTGACGACCAGCGAGGGATCGTGGATCGCGCCGGCCACGCGCGCGATCTGGGTGCCGTCGGGAATGGTGCATGCCCACCGCGCCTACGGCGACCTCGACCTGCACCTGGTCGGATTTCCTGCCGACGACAACCCGCTCGGCTTGGACACCCCGACGGTGCTGTCCGTCGGGCCGCTGCTGCGCGAACTGATCGTCGCCTACAGCCACGGCGCGGACGACGACAGCCCCGAACGAGCCCGTATGCGCGCGGTGCTGCGCGACCAGCTGAGGGCTTCTCCCCAGCAACGGCTACACGTGCCAGCACCTACCACGCCGCTGTTACAGACCCTGTGCGCGATGTTGCAGGCGGACCCGGGCGACACCCGCACCCTCGCCGAGTTCGGCCGCGCGGTCGGCGCCAGCGACCGCACCCTGTCCCGGCTGTTCCGCAGCGACCTCGGGATGACCTTTCCGCAATGGCGCACCCAGCTGCGCCTGCATCACGCTCTCGTCCTCCTGGCGGGCAACACACCGGTGACCGCCGTGGCACATCGGTGTGGCTGGTCGTCGGCCAGCGCGTTCATCGACGTGTTCCGCCGCACCTTCGGGCACACCCCCGGCACCCATCCCGCCGGCTAG